In Mesorhizobium sp., one DNA window encodes the following:
- the lysM gene encoding peptidoglycan-binding protein LysM, which produces MGIFDFVKSVGKKLGIGDDEPPAADKLKKELDSYGLGTEKVDVEVQGDKVVLKGVVKDQSIFEKAVIAVGNTLGISKVEASELKVVAPDSGLKLDGNVDMTALVKASTPAKEPVFYTVKKGDNLSKISEKHYGKGKASKYTVIFEANRPMLTHPDKIYPGQVLRIPDLETA; this is translated from the coding sequence ATGGGTATCTTCGATTTCGTCAAATCGGTGGGCAAGAAGCTGGGCATCGGCGACGACGAGCCGCCGGCGGCCGACAAGCTGAAGAAGGAACTCGATTCCTACGGTCTGGGCACGGAGAAGGTGGATGTCGAGGTGCAGGGCGACAAGGTCGTGCTCAAGGGCGTCGTCAAGGACCAGTCGATCTTCGAGAAGGCGGTCATCGCTGTCGGCAACACGCTCGGCATTTCCAAGGTCGAAGCCAGCGAACTCAAGGTGGTCGCGCCCGACTCCGGACTGAAGCTCGACGGGAATGTCGACATGACGGCGCTGGTGAAAGCGTCGACACCCGCCAAGGAACCGGTGTTCTACACCGTCAAGAAGGGCGACAACCTGTCGAAGATTTCGGAAAAGCACTACGGCAAGGGCAAGGCGTCGAAATACACGGTCATCTTCGAGGCCAACCGTCCCATGCTGACGCATCCGGACAAGATCTATCCCGGCCAGGTACTGCGAATTCCCGATCTCGAAACCGCCTGA
- a CDS encoding alpha-ketoglutarate-dependent dioxygenase AlkB, with protein sequence MKTLPDGFRHLPGALDVAEQRALVEDIRAVVRAAPLYTPEMPRTGKPMSVRMTNCGALGWVTDRERGYRYQPTHPVTGKPWPPIPQRLLALWRGVSEVAFEPEACLVNFYDDTARMGLHQDRDEQALSAPVVSVSLGDTCLFRIGGTARNDPTQSFRLASGDVVVLGGASRLAFHGVDRIYPGTSPLLKSGGRINLTLRRVTPAGSTETLP encoded by the coding sequence ATGAAGACGCTTCCCGACGGCTTTCGCCATCTGCCCGGCGCTCTCGACGTGGCCGAGCAGCGCGCTTTGGTGGAGGACATCAGGGCGGTGGTGCGGGCAGCACCGCTCTACACGCCGGAAATGCCGCGCACCGGCAAGCCGATGAGCGTGCGCATGACCAATTGCGGCGCGCTGGGCTGGGTCACCGACCGTGAGCGGGGATATCGCTACCAGCCAACGCACCCGGTGACGGGCAAGCCGTGGCCACCCATCCCGCAAAGGCTTCTGGCACTCTGGCGCGGCGTGTCGGAGGTCGCCTTCGAGCCCGAAGCCTGCCTGGTCAATTTCTACGACGACACCGCGCGGATGGGCCTCCACCAGGACCGCGACGAGCAGGCGCTATCGGCGCCGGTGGTCTCCGTGTCGCTCGGCGACACCTGCCTGTTCAGGATCGGCGGCACGGCACGCAACGATCCCACGCAATCGTTCCGGCTCGCCAGCGGCGACGTGGTGGTGCTGGGCGGCGCGTCACGGCTCGCCTTTCACGGCGTCGACAGGATCTATCCCGGCACTTCGCCGCTGCTGAAGAGCGGCGGCCGGATCAATCTGACGCTGCGGCGGGTAACGCCGGCCGGGTCCACCGAAACGCTTCCTTAA
- a CDS encoding phosphatase PAP2 family protein: MLYLFVGLFITATIALSVSRGDDFIALVTVYVERTARALSVFASGIFAVVSIRVMLRRSERPTAEILRELTKLVSDGTLPRVVFACALLAIFMAAFLYHKTLIPVVHPFDWDETFMRWDRALFAGRHPWEILHPLLGYPAVTRFLDFAYSLWVPLVFIFWAGLLASSRVPAALRRRYWLATVLAWVGYGIVMATILSSAGPCFVPALFPQIATEYQGLNSYLAGLNEQHMLSSTIAKDFLWQSHINAVSEPGGISAMPSMHNVQATLFALAAYRIHRTFGHAMSLYAVLIFLGSIHLAWHYAVDGIVGVAAAVTIWQAARLLNRIPAMAS, from the coding sequence TTGCTCTATCTGTTCGTCGGCCTGTTCATTACGGCCACGATTGCGCTGTCCGTGAGCCGAGGCGACGATTTTATCGCTCTCGTGACCGTCTACGTCGAACGAACAGCTCGCGCGCTCTCGGTGTTCGCGTCCGGGATATTCGCGGTGGTGAGCATAAGAGTCATGCTGCGACGGAGCGAACGTCCGACGGCGGAGATCCTGCGGGAATTGACGAAACTCGTCTCCGACGGAACGCTGCCGCGCGTCGTCTTCGCCTGCGCCCTGCTTGCGATCTTCATGGCGGCCTTCCTCTACCACAAGACGCTTATTCCGGTCGTCCATCCGTTCGACTGGGACGAAACCTTCATGCGCTGGGATCGAGCCCTGTTCGCCGGACGGCATCCCTGGGAGATCCTGCACCCCCTGCTGGGCTATCCGGCAGTGACGAGATTTCTCGACTTCGCATACTCGCTGTGGGTGCCGCTGGTATTCATTTTCTGGGCGGGACTGCTCGCCAGTTCCCGCGTTCCCGCCGCGTTGCGCCGCCGCTATTGGCTGGCAACGGTACTTGCCTGGGTCGGCTACGGCATCGTCATGGCCACGATCCTGTCTTCGGCAGGCCCGTGCTTCGTGCCTGCCTTGTTTCCGCAGATCGCGACCGAATACCAGGGATTGAACAGTTATCTCGCCGGGCTGAACGAACAGCACATGCTGAGTTCGACGATCGCCAAGGACTTCCTCTGGCAAAGTCATATCAACGCCGTGTCGGAGCCGGGCGGGATTTCCGCCATGCCCAGCATGCATAACGTGCAGGCCACTCTCTTCGCGCTCGCGGCCTACCGGATCCACCGGACGTTCGGTCATGCGATGAGCCTTTACGCCGTGCTGATCTTCCTCGGGTCGATCCACCTCGCCTGGCACTATGCGGTCGACGGCATCGTGGGGGTGGCAGCGGCCGTAACCATCTGGCAGGCGGCAAGACTTCTGAACCGAATTCCGGCGATGGCATCATGA